A DNA window from Scomber japonicus isolate fScoJap1 chromosome 14, fScoJap1.pri, whole genome shotgun sequence contains the following coding sequences:
- the ggps1 gene encoding geranylgeranyl pyrophosphate synthase isoform X2: MLHNASLLIDDIEDSSKLRRGFPVAHSIYGIPSVINSANYVYFLGLEKVLTLEHPEAVPVFTRQLLELHRGQGLDIHWRDTYTCPTEQEYRNMVLQKTGGLFGLAVGLMQLFSDWKQELKPLLDTLGLFFQIRDDYANLSSREYSENKSFCEDLTEGKFSFPIIHAIWSRPESTQVQNILRQRTENVDIKRYCVDYLEKVGSFAYTRQTLRDLEVEAYRLIKEFGGNPQLESLIKHLSKMHHEAEATAAAESSTEPHSSQNH; the protein is encoded by the coding sequence ATGCTGCACAACGCCAGCTTGCTCATAGACGACATCGAGGACAGCTCCAAGCTGCGGCGAGGCTTCCCCGTGGCCCACAGCATCTACGGCATCCCCTCCGTCATCAACTCCGCCAACTACGTCTACTTCTTGGGTCTGGAAAAGGTATTGACGCTTGAGCACCCCGAGGCCGTCCCCGTGTTCACCCGGCAGCTGTTGGAGCTGCACCGCGGCCAGGGCCTAGACATCCACTGGAGGGACACCTACACCTGTCCCACAGAGCAGGAGTACCGCAACATGGTGCTGCAAAAAACCGGGGGGCTCTTCGGCCTGGCTGTGGGTCTCATGCAGCTCTTCTCCGATTGGAAGCAGGAGTTGAAACCCCTCCTGGACACGCTCGGCCTCTTCTTCCAGATCCGCGACGACTACGCCAACCTGAGCTCTCGCGAGTACAGCGAGAACAAGAGCTTCTGCGAGGACCTGACAGAGGGCAAGTTCTCTTTCCCCATCATTCACGCCATCTGGTCTCGTCCAGAGAGCACCCAGGTGCAGAACATCTTAAGGCAGCGCACGGAGAACGTGGACATCAAACGATACTGCGTGGACTACCTGGAGAAGGTGGGCTCGTTCGCCTACACCCGTCAGACTCTGCGGGATCTAGAGGTTGAGGCGTACCGACTCATCAAGGAGTTCGGGGGGAACCCTCAGCTGGAGAGCCTGATCAAACACCTCAGCAAAATGCATCACGAAGCCGAAGCCACAGCCGCAGCAGAATCCAGTACTGAGCCGCACTCCAGCCAAAACCACTGA